The following proteins come from a genomic window of Syngnathus acus chromosome 15, fSynAcu1.2, whole genome shotgun sequence:
- the LOC119134503 gene encoding mini-chromosome maintenance complex-binding protein: protein MPSTLDWINNPLGVVEEMFVASQNDPNSGWEAKVVDFFKSHLKEKDAHTWVPSMNDIPLHYLKPDSLVKFRCLIQDMFDPELYMRVYEGVDPSSQAKVLRCGKYKDVTECGVDFNSKNIVTSERQTFYCVPVPGENSWVKACYAELSQARVLPSTSYAPNRQKRSYEDDEMDGVDAQPQKQREPHAGLQVPPTQHCKESDVVPNHVASASHLDLNFPLPGEKGPSCLIKIYEDWEGFKVNDTLEVYGILSVSPALSALAEDKDASSSLIDPSESMETAEELRVHSPPASLVPRLHMVYAKVLAHNNPLLPCATLQDNHAFLSSTLSEMASVRSEFLAYLTHVLLGDSLAAEYLILHLISDVYARRDVLPLGKFALNLSGCPTTSSFTQHLYKVIQQLVPSSFYLAMNLHNMNQMRMVPKKDYVANRLLSGTLQLAKNTSLFLDETRLEQGQLDTTGVRNVTALGNVITWQKVDYDFNYHQMEFPCNINVLIASEGRSLLSSDCQIHLQPQVAPENLEEYLTSIPTHAQASTQFNKFRLYLSVARQLDYSISEEVTKSVEDDFVDMRKDDPQSISAEDLHRLLIVARLLSLSLGHTSLSRDIWLRAKHLEIQRSCRMEQHKSVNGNEP from the exons ATGCCTTCCACGCTTGATTGGATTAACAACCCACTGGGTGTTGTCGAGGAGATGTTTG TTGCATCTCAGAACGACCCAAATTCTGGTTGGGAGGCAAAAGTGGTTGATTTCTtcaaaagtcatttaaaagaaaaggatGCTCACACCTGG GTTCCATCGATGAATGACATCCCACTGCACTACCTGAAGCCTGACAGCCTGGTCAAGTTCCGCTGTTTGATTCAGGACATGTTTGATCCAGAGTTATACATGAGAGTGTATGAAGGTGTTGATCCATCATCTCAAGCCAAA GTGTTAAGGTGTGGGAAGTACAAAGATGTCACAGAATGCGGG GTGGATTTTAACTCCAAAAACATTGTGACATCCGAAAGACAAACTTTCTACTGTGTACCTGTTCCTGGGGAAAACTCCTGGGTGAAAGCT TGTTATGCTGAATTGAGTCAAGCGAGAGTGCTGCCATCCACCTCGTACGCTCCAAACAGACAAAAGCGGAGTTATGAAGACGATGAGATGGATGGTGTGGATGCTCAGCCACAGAAACAAAGGGAACCACATGCAG GTCTTCAGGTTCCCCCGACCCAACACTGCAAGGAGTCGGACGTTGTTCCCAACCACGTGGCGTCCGCCTCGCATCTTGACCTCAACTTCCCTCTCCCAGGCGAAAAAGGCCCGTCTTGCTTAATCAAG ATCTATGAGGACTGGGAGGGCTTCAAAGTGAATGACACTCTGGAAGTCTATGGCATCCTCTCAGTGAGTCCTGCTCTCAGCGCTCTGGCAGAAGACAA GGACGCGTCCTCATCCCTCATCGACCCTTCCGAGTCGATGGAGACAGCGGAGGAGCTGAGAGTGCACAGCCCACCTGCGTCACTGGTTCCTCGCCTCCACATGGTCTACGCCAAAGTACTGGCACATAACAACCCTCTGCTGCCCTGTGCCACCTTGCAAGACAACCACGCCT TTTTATCTTCAACCCTGAGTGAGATGGCGTCAGTCCGAAGTGAATTCCTTGCATATCTAACGCACGTTCTTCTTGGAGATTCGCTGGCTGCCGAGTACCTCATCCTGCATCTTATTTCTGACGT CTATGCCAGACGAGATGTGCTACCTCTGGGCAAGTTTGCGCTGAACCTGAGTGGCTGTCCCACCACCTCCTCGTTCACCCAACACCTCTACAAGGTCATCCAACAACTTGTTCCTTCT TCCTTCTATCTGGCCATGAACCTTCACAACATGAATCAGATGCGTATGGTGCCAAAGAAGGACTACGTGGCCAACCGGCTGTTGAGTGGAACCTTGCAGCTGGCCAAAAACACTTCCCTCTTCCTTGATGAGACCCGGCTGGAGCAGGGACAGCTGGACACGACAG GTGTGCGCAATGTCACCGCTTTGGGGAATGTGATCACATGGCAGAAGGTTGATTATGACTTTAACTACCACCAGATGGAATTCCCCTGCAATATTAACGTGCTGATCGCATCGGAGGGGCGCTCCCTGCTGTCG TCTGACTGTCAGATACACCTGCAACCTCAAGTGGCTCCAGAGAACTTGGAGGAATATCTTACAAGCATCCCCACACATGCGCAAGCCTCCACACAGTTCAATAAGTTCCGACTCTATCTGAGTGTGGCTCGGCAGCTGGACTACAGTATCTCAGAGGAAGTGACCAAG TCAGTTGAGGATGATTTTGTAGACATGAGGAAGGACGATCCCCAAAGCATAAGTGCTGAGGACCTGCACCGATTGCTTATTGTAGCAAG GTTGCTGTCTCTGAGCCTGGGACACACATCTCTGTCCAGAGACATCTGGCTGAGGGCCAAACACTTAGAGATTCAGCGTAGTTGTAGGATGGAACAACACAAGAGCGTCAATGGAAATGAGCCGTAA